The sequence gtctaAATGTTTGGATAATTCAGCTTATAAACTAAATAGAGAAAATCCTTattagagagaaaatcgaagagagaTGAACTTAGTAGGGTAACAAATCAGAGTTGTATAGTTTTTGTAAATTGATTATTGCATACTCCTTCTGTCcacaatatcgtttccacttttaCTATTTTGGTCTGTCCACAATAtcatttccacttccatttataataGTAAGGTCCACAAACTCCACTCGCAACAATAGTGAGACCCAagctccactcacaacaatattCACTATTATCAACATACTATTCGCtactttcttaaaactcgtgtcgtccacaaagtggaaacgatattgtggacgaagggagtataatattatgaaaaaatatgttAGGATATAGAAATTTATGCTTTTGAGAATTTATAAGTTGttgaaacttatttttacaACTAAAGTTGTTTAGAACCTTATTTTGTCAAGCAATTTGAAGGCCTTATAAACtattttaaaaagcttataagctcgaCCAAACACCTCTTAGACTCGAAACAATGTCGCTTATATAATTAGTCTGGCCTTATAAGTCTTGGTATCCCTTTATAACAAAATCAATTTCGAACTAATTCAATCTTGAGCAATCTCAAGTCATTTAATCATGATAATGAGATgtaggttttttttttgggggaggTGGGGGGTATTAGACCATGAGATGTAGTTGATAAAACAGTGACACACATTGAGGAGGTTATGAATTTTACTCtcacattttaaatttaaacgATCTATAAACATCATAAACTAGGATGTGATCATAACGAAAATGTGTGATGTCTAGTCACACTAACACACCAATGGTAATCTAAGCACACAAGGACTCGCAAAGTATTCGTATACATGAATTAATTAGGCCCAAGTCaagtaattaatatatagtCCTATACAAACTGTAAACATTTTCTTCAATTCCAAAAATCCAAACTTtgattcaataataataataataaaaactatatatattatcaCAATATTAGTTATATTTGCAAAGCTAGCATAGGAAAGCAGCATTACTTTTAATTAGAGCTGGGAAAACGGGCGggtcgggccggcccggcccaaccCAGTGGGCTTTTGAGAGCCCGGCCCGAAATAGACCGGGCTGCCAATTTTCAGGCCCAGTCCAGCCTCGACCGGGCCAGCGGGCGGTCGGGCCAAACCcgcccaataattttttttccactaaatcctatttttttttacaaaaaattaaataaactaaaataaatccatataataattatagacaaaatagaaatataaaatcCTACTAGTCAACTACAATCGACAACAAGATAAGCAAAGAAATTAGAAATTTCTCATTTATACTCACTTGTTACTCATTTTAAATGTGAGAATTTTCAACTCTCCCCAATCGGCTATTTCAAATGTGGGAACACAGACATCAACAATTTATTTTATCGAATCATTTATATGATAATTTAATAAATCGAACTCATTTCATAATCCAACAATAATACACAAGGAAAGCACAAAAAATGATGAACgaatgaaaaaaatatgaaattctGAACACTACAAATTATCTTAATAATATATTGATTTTACAAGCTATTTCTCTAACCTGCGAAATGAATACCAATCACTATGTCCctcaatttcaaatttcaataataaaatttcctCAAAAAGAATATACcccaatttcaaatttcaataataGAATTTCCTCAAATTTtagtatattaaaattaaaaatagaatatttaataataattaaattaataaaaatatattttaaaaattcaatcgGGCGGGCTTTTTAGCCTGAAAACCCCGGGCTTTATAGCCCCGGGCCCGATTAGCCCGACGGGCTGAttgggcgggctttttaggcTCGGGTTTTTTTGAGCCTACATTTTGtacagcccagcccagccctaaACACGGGCGGGTTGGGCCGGCCTGTCGGGCCGGACCCATTTTGCCAGCTCTACTTCTAATTATTTGAATATCACCGCACTTTCTAAATCGAGATATCTACTCAAAAGAGCAACCTAGTTACTACCCTCCTTAGCCTACAACTCATAGAAAAAATAGGGTTACTaacctgtaaatacacgaactttttatattttctgaaatttaacatgacttttatttttagcccacaaatacacgaacttagcatttttttttctgatttttgacatcgacaataaaaaattctaatttactattaacgtgaaggccgatataccatgtcattcactctctaatcaaaataatgaatcaaattactctattcaagtgcatatttcgtagtccacgtcatgtattccggcctccacctcaacaataaatagagttttttcatgtcgatgtcaaaaatcagaaaaaatgctaagttcatgtatttatgggctaaaaataaaagttatattaaatttcagaaaatataaaaagttcgtgtatttacaggctaataaccccaAAAAATAACCCAATACTCGTTAaaccatttttaaaatattaacagTTTTCGAAAATCACGATTATACAAGTATATGCATCAAATAAATTAGCACtggaatttctttttctttttattaaataatatccattttaaaaatattaacagTTTTCGAAAATCACGATTATATAAGTATATGCATCAAATAAATTAGCACtgcaatttctttttctttttattaaataatattatatactctctccgtccttgtggacggcacgagtttttagaaatgtattgagtgtggtgttagtggaataagggtcccactttttgagagtattaattaattaaaggattGTGTGAGGTACACTtgctaaaaagaaaaatgaatactTATTTAATTGACaaactaatataaaaagaaaatataggtACTTATTGCATGGACGAAAAgagtaatatatattaaatatggagtattatttagtgctcgtttggttcaagtagaggaatgaaaagggaatgaaatcaaataaaggagtggaatggtaacaataagcATTACTTTTATTTAGTGTTTGgcttaacaatggaaatgaattattagtaagagattccctttcttttgtttcccctctaatttgaggggtaacaaattgagtgattgagttaacctcaagtaagggtaatggttaactcattactcaaaccaaacaacaagtaatggattcaattaattaaatccatTTGTAATCTCTAAAAACACCAAATCAAACGTGGGCTTAGTGTATTTTGTACCCCCAATAATCTAACCGTGAGAATAGCGAGCCTCTCTGATTCTCTATTCTCAGATTGTATTTGGGCTTGGGCGGTTGGGcccaatttaatttttttttttaaatggaggaccccaaattaattattaagaagAAAGGCGGCCGTGGAGTGTGAATAGcaacatatatttaaaaattagcaAGTTGTTGCCTCTGCCTTGACTTATGGATACTGCATACTTTTGAAGAAACCAAAACGATAGTTTCTATCTCAGATCTATCAAATATGGCAGCGGAGGCGGCGATCTCATCTTTGGTCGAACTACTGGGCAATCAGCTCATCCAGAAGGTTAAATTCCTGCGAGGCGTCGAGGGAAAGGTGGATTTGCTGAGAGAGGAGCTGAAGAGGATGCAATCCTTTCTCAAAGACGCCAACAAAAAGCAATTTGAAGACGAGAGCGTGCGCAATTGGATCTCGGAGATCAGAGAGTTGGCTCAAGATGCCCAAGATACCATCGAGATCTTCCTTCTCAACGTTGAGAGTGCCAAGAATTGGAGGCTCTTCAAAAGATGTACAACCTTCCCGAAGCGTATGTACCACCTCGACAAAATTGGAGATGAGATTGAGTCGATCCGAGATAGGCTTGATGCCATTGACAAAAGCCGCGAGAGGTACGGGATCAAGGATCTCGGAGAGGCAGCCGAGTCATCATCGAGATCGGAAGTTGAATTGCGGCGGCGGTTGTGTCCTTGGCAAAAGGACGAACATCTGGTGGGCGTTGAAGATGATGTGAAAAAGCTGCTGAAAGAATCGATTCTGTGTGAGGAGAAGAAAGGGCTTTCCATTGCAGTGCTAGAGGGCATGGGTGGGATCGGGAAATCGACACTTGCCCGGGAAATATACAACCACCCCGACGTGGTTGCTGGTCCATTTGATCATCGTTGTTGGGTTGTGGTGTCGAGTGAATTTACACCACAAGAGACCATCAAGCAGCTTATCTTCGAGCTGCCGGGCTCTGACAAACAAAAGGTGCGTGAATTGGAGGAGTCAACCAAGGACAAGCTGTATCTACTACAAAAGCTTAAAGAAATGCTTCATAAGCAATTGGAGGGCAAATCATATTTCATAGTTCTGGATGATGTTTGGGAGAAGGAACATTTGGAATCTCTCATCACTGCTTTCCCAGATCAACAAGGTAAACCATACCATTTATcctattttaatttgttttaaatcttattttacTGGATATTTCTTCTCCACTTTCAATTTGTATGCTTTAATTTTGTGATAATTAAGTAtggtttatttaattcaattttttttaaacaatttATTCAATCCAATTAAGGTGatgtaattattttaacatttaattttatttttgctaGCTAACAAGCGCCAATGGGTATCGTTTTATAATTATCCTTAGGGTGAAATATTTTGGAGAAAAAGCCCAaataattatcgtattttaTGTGCTTGATTTCATTTATTATTGATAAAAGTGTCATTTTTGTTGTTAATAAAACTATCATTTGTTGTGAGTAGTATCATTTACGTTGGTCGAGGTTACAGAAAAGGCGGTGGGGGCAGGCCGGACTCGATCTGGTTGGGCTATCTGGGCTGGGTAGAACCAATCCTCACGGTGTGGATGGGTGTACATAAGACAAGCTCGCAACTTCATAGATTATTGCCTAAATCTACTTTCACAATGATATGAAAATGATTGAATATAATGTTCACTGTAGTTGCCATTTGGACACTCTTTTGAGGCAACACCCtattttaacaaaaaatatataatagttATAAAAACTATAGCcatttagataaaaatataaaaatagtagCATTTCGAAATATTATTGTTGAGTTTTTTTGAATTAATCAGTCGTTACTCTAATGGACAGATAAAGCAAGTAGATTGTTGGTTACCACCCGCAACAAGATTATCACAAAGTATGATCAATACGTCCACAATATGAGTCTCTTAGACTCCAAAAAAAGCTGGGAATTGTTGTTGAAGAAGGCATTCGTTGGCAACACAATTGGCAATTGTCCAGAAGAATTCGAGGGTGTAGGCAcacaaatcttgcaaaaatGCGATGGTCTACCATTAGCTATCAGCGTGGTAGGAGGCTTACTCATGGAAACACAAACCAAGAGTGGATGGGAACAAGTTCTTAACCAATTAAACTCTTATTTGGGAAGGACTGAAAGCGGCGTATCAGCAATTTTGGAGTTGAGTTATCAGAATTTATCACCCCAATTGAAATCATGCTTCTTGTGCCTAGCTTTTTTCAAAGAAGACTTTACTATCCCAGCAAAAAGGCTAGTAAACATATGGAATGCACAAGGCTTGATCCAACAAGAAGGAAGCAGAAGTATATTTGATGAGATAGGAAGAGGTTATTTAAATGAGCTGATCAATCGAAGCATGGTTCAAATTCAAGATCTAAATATCCATGATCAAGTCAAAAGTTGTCGCCTACATGATCTTGTTCGCGAGGTTTGCTTAAGAAAAGCAAAGGAGGAAATAGGTCTGGAGATAGTAAAGGGGGACGGAGGGATATCATCAGAATCATCCTATAAGCCTCGCCATCGTGTTGTCTATGCCAAAAATCTTGAGACTTCCTCGTCGAATCAAAATAAGCATGTACGCTCTCTTTTCCAACTTAACGTCCATGATGATTCTGGATATATAACCACTCCATCTCATTACTGGAAGGGCTATCAACTCCTTAAGACAGTCGAGCTTGACGCCACTGTCTTCAAAAGTTTTCCCAACTCTTTTCGGTTATTGATTGGATTGAAGTGCTTGAGAATATACGCAGATTATGGAACCGTCGTAAAACTCCCACGCTGGTTTGATCATCTTAGAAACCTCGAGGTTGTTGACATGAAATCGTGCTGGGTATATTTTCCAAGACTTGTTTCATTGAAAATGGACAAGCTACGTTACTTCATCAGCGCAGCTATTTTGCGTGGACCGACAAATAAAAACATGTGgaataaaaatattgagtgtTTGAGAGGAATAAGTGACAAGGATTGGATGAAGTCAACTCTCACGAGTCGTTGCCATCTTCGTGAATTAGGCATACATATAGAAGGGATAAAGCGTGAAGAGTTGATCAAAGTGAGAGCGTCATTGGAGAAGATGCAGAATCTTGTCATACTTCACTTAATATGGCCGTTTAATTATGCTACTGACATAGCATTAGTTGTGCCGCAGCTCGCCAATCTCACCAAACTTAAACTGAAAGGTTTAATGTCCAAATGTCCAAGTGCGAGTATGTTCCCTCCAAATCTTTCTCGCCTCACATTGACGGGTTCCCAGCTACATGATGATCCGATGGCAGAGCTGGGTAAGCTTCCAAAGCTTTTATTTCTCAAGTTACAGAATATGGCTTACTTGGGTGAAACGATGCTAGTTTTGTGCGATGGGTTCCCCAGCCTCGAAGCCATGGCTTTTCGAGAATCGTATGGACTGAAGAACGTCTTCATAGAAGAAGGTGGAATGCCGAAGCTCAAACATCTCCGAATCCGTCGATGCTCCGATCTGGAGACTAGGAATCTACCGCAACACATCAACATTTTTACTGAATAAACTGATCAAGTTTACTTTACTCATCTTCTGTTATTCTTGTGTCTATGTGTAACAAGAAATGGAGTGTCTTGTGCTTGTTTAAACATTAATTTGTGTTCTACACTTTTGCACATTGATTAAGGAAAATTTATTTTCCCCAAATTAACCTTAACGCATGGTAATTGATTTTCAATTAAACACccattattttctcaaaaaaaaaaaaaattaatcaccCATTATTTTAATGGGAATCAAATATGAGCCACTTAATTAATCACCCATTATGGTGGCACTGAAAAATGACATAATATTACGGGTGATGAGAAGAAACGAACCATTTGAAGAATATCAGAATATTACAAATcacacattttcttgaaaatgtGATAAACTTGAACGAGAATAATAATGGGCTGTTTTGGTATAATAACATAGAACTAAATTCATGTGGCTTTAAATCATAATTTACTTTCAAATACAAAATTTGTattctctcaaaaaaataatttaatttataaatttggttAAACATATTTCAAATTCTCGTATAGAAATAATATACTAGcattaaaataattacaatttgCTATTAatattactccattcgtcccatgaattgaagcaagaccaagtttcctttttggtctgtcccacgaagcaagaccagtttctaaaagtagcaaaaaatttactctttattcacattttcacctaccacacttaacacacaaaatatcaattttttaatttacgtGCCGAAAAAAACTTGATCTTGCTTtgtgggatgaagggagtattattttagctCTTTATTTGTAGATACTAAATTAAAGTGATTTTCCAATGCCATGTATAGgtcttcaaataattaaaataatttaattcttaaacTTGACAGATAAATTGTAATTGGGGGAACGTTGTGAGAGCAACAATAGGGCCCGTAAGTAGAATTACCCATACTAGTggataacccgtcgaaattcgacgagtATCTTTTggcctaattattttaaagttttgatatattaacaaattcttaaataatttattataaagtgaTAATATTaacacatttaattaaaataaatgtcatgataattgaaatttattattaaaaaataattttacattaCATTTCagacaataataaaaaaatatattataaagtaGTTTTTTCGTTGCTTTTTTGACATCTATTTTTTGcaagaaacaaaaagaagataaatatattttaaaatttaataatatttttatacgGATAAACAACTAAAAAAGTATACTAAGAATTGCttgcttatttttttataaaataaatttagataTCAACGTTAAGGGTCTACTAGgccagatgggatcctctgtcccagaatatagtgtgtaccacgtgtaccactcttcatttctttgttttataaattattttttataaaaataaaaattattattatattataaactctaattagtatttatcattgaaaaattaaaatttaaaaaattatataccctaactttgaattaatgaacccttgttaattatctttatattatataaaagcataataaattaaaattgaataaaaaataattaaaaattataacataataagagtggtacacgatggtacacactatattttgcgacagaggatcccatttgcTACTAGGCATGTACATGTGAGTCAAACGTTGTTTATCACATTAAAAAGTAAAGACAATTTGTTTTCACAAAATGTCGCATGCAATTTGAAAAGGTGCGTGCTTGAGCATCAACATATAAATGACGATAGACGATATCTacatttcaaattcaaatttaaatatatatttttaaatttaaaatttaataatgagatataaaataaatagtcatTAAATGCATATAATAGTATTACGCTttaacttagaaaaaataatagtaataggaaaaccttataaattataatgttAGTTAAATTGGCTTATTGCACTTTTTGCAATGATATCCGACTTTACTTTCCTTTAAAACACTTTTATAGCCTCTTTTATTTCTGCAGGTTTCGTAGTATCATTATTTTGTGGGGTAAAAACACTTTTTGCGtttctgtgctctcaagggtttaggtCTCTCGCTTTTGTTTTCTCCTTTTTTCgttcttttataaaaatgcaATTTAATTAATCTATTAGTGTACCTTTACATAGGTGTCAACCAATAAATTGAGAGAGAAACAGTAAGATAAATACTTGTATTGTAATACTATTATGATCGAAACACCTCAATATGGATATTAATATGACCTTAAAAAACAtggatattaatattatttttatctcatttgagtttatgatgtctTTAGTGGTTCTCACAAAAGAAGTATTGAACCACTTGTCATTTTTCAAATCTTGGGCACCGCCAGAAATATCAGTAGTCAACAAAATGTTAAGGccatttaaaaattttaaaatcacCAAAATGTAAGATAGTAATATTTAAACTAAGATAGAAAATCACTATAAAGTGTAAATCTAGTTATTGACCTTTGAATAAAATCAATCACTTCCTTAATATCAggtcaaataaaaaattggttTGTGTTGTTCATAGTGAAAACTTTTATTAACCCCATAATATAATGTTAAATGtgttacactacaaaaaaagggCAAATACCGAGAAAAATTATCGAGGACATGCCGACCCTCGATAATTACCGACTATTTACGGACGACAAAATAGACGGATCAGATATAACACACTTATCGACAGCGACCGTCGTCGGTGATTATCGATGGCGTGGATCGCCATCGGTGAATATTAATTTGTCATTTAATTATTGTGTTTTAATATTATCGATGGCAGCTGCCGTCGGTGATTACCGGCGGCCTGGGCTACCGTCGGTGATCTTGACACGGATCGGCTGGTACTGACGGAACATGCTGTCGGTAATTTTCGAGATAAAATCGGGCAGAATGTGCCCTACCTGCAC comes from Salvia miltiorrhiza cultivar Shanhuang (shh) chromosome 3, IMPLAD_Smil_shh, whole genome shotgun sequence and encodes:
- the LOC131017513 gene encoding disease resistance protein RPP8-like, giving the protein MAAEAAISSLVELLGNQLIQKVKFLRGVEGKVDLLREELKRMQSFLKDANKKQFEDESVRNWISEIRELAQDAQDTIEIFLLNVESAKNWRLFKRCTTFPKRMYHLDKIGDEIESIRDRLDAIDKSRERYGIKDLGEAAESSSRSEVELRRRLCPWQKDEHLVGVEDDVKKLLKESILCEEKKGLSIAVLEGMGGIGKSTLAREIYNHPDVVAGPFDHRCWVVVSSEFTPQETIKQLIFELPGSDKQKVRELEESTKDKLYLLQKLKEMLHKQLEGKSYFIVLDDVWEKEHLESLITAFPDQQDKASRLLVTTRNKIITKYDQYVHNMSLLDSKKSWELLLKKAFVGNTIGNCPEEFEGVGTQILQKCDGLPLAISVVGGLLMETQTKSGWEQVLNQLNSYLGRTESGVSAILELSYQNLSPQLKSCFLCLAFFKEDFTIPAKRLVNIWNAQGLIQQEGSRSIFDEIGRGYLNELINRSMVQIQDLNIHDQVKSCRLHDLVREVCLRKAKEEIGLEIVKGDGGISSESSYKPRHRVVYAKNLETSSSNQNKHVRSLFQLNVHDDSGYITTPSHYWKGYQLLKTVELDATVFKSFPNSFRLLIGLKCLRIYADYGTVVKLPRWFDHLRNLEVVDMKSCWVYFPRLVSLKMDKLRYFISAAILRGPTNKNMWNKNIECLRGISDKDWMKSTLTSRCHLRELGIHIEGIKREELIKVRASLEKMQNLVILHLIWPFNYATDIALVVPQLANLTKLKLKGLMSKCPSASMFPPNLSRLTLTGSQLHDDPMAELGKLPKLLFLKLQNMAYLGETMLVLCDGFPSLEAMAFRESYGLKNVFIEEGGMPKLKHLRIRRCSDLETRNLPQHINIFTE